AAAAAGCAAGTTATGTTGAAGAAGCTGAGGCTTTAGATTACGTGGCCGGATATGCCTTATTAAATGATTACAGCGAAAGAGCGTTTCAATTAGAACGCGGCGGACAATGGGCGAAAGGTAAAGGAAGCGATACTTTTGCGCCTCTTGGACCATTCCTGGCTACAAAAGACGAAGTATCCGATGTGGATAATTTAAAAATGTGGCTGACAGTAAATGGTAAAAAATACCAAGACAGCAATACCTTAAATTTAGTTTTCAAAATTCCGTATTTAGTACATTATTTAAGCCAGTTTATGACTTTGCTTCCTGGTGATATTATCAGCACAGGAACGCCTCCGGGAGTTGGTTTAGGAATTAAACCAGATCCGGTTTACATTAAAGCCGGTGATGTTATCGAACTAGGAATCGAAGGTTTGGGAACAAGTAAACAAACTGCAGTTGCTTATACAAAGTAATTATTAACTCGTTTAGCATAATTATTTAAACACATAGAAACATAGTTTCGACACTTAAAAAAGTCTATGGGTTAATTGTTTTACGAATAGTTTTAAAAAATCTAAAATGAAATATATTGTTTGCGAAAAACCGCAGGAATTTCTATTAAAAGAAACCAGTATTCCAGAACCAAAAGAAGGTGAAGTACTGCTGAAAATTAAAAGAATCGGAATCTGTGGAACTGATATTCATGCCTTTGGAGGGACTCAGCCGTATTTTGAATATCCAAGGATTTTAGGACACGAACTGGCAGCAGAATATGTAAAAGGAAATGCGGCAGGCTTTAAACCCGGCGATAAAGTAACTTTTATTCCGTATTTCAACTGCGGCACTTGTGTGGCATGTCGGAACGGATTGACCAACTGCTGTGTAAATATTAAAGTTTTTGGAGTACATATCGACGGCGGAATGGCTGAATATGTTTCCATTCCAGAGCAGTATTTATTACACGGTCAGGGATTAGATTATGATGAACTGGCTTTGGTTGAACCGCTTGCTATTGCAGCTCATGGTGTGAGAAGAGCAGCAGTGAAAGCTACAGATACTGTTTTGATAATGGGAGCAGGACCAATTGGTATTGGATTAATTCAATTTGCTAAAATTGCGGGAGCAAGAGTAATTGTAATGGATATTAACGATTATCGATTGAATTTCTGCAAAACAGAATTAAATGCCGATGAAACCATTAATCCGTTAAACGACGATGTGGCGGTTAAACTGGCTGAATTAACAAACGGAGATATGGCAAATGTGGTAATTGATGCTACTGGAAATCAGAAAGTAATGAACAGTGCTTTCAATTATATTTCGCATGGAGGAAGATTTGTTTTGGTCGGACTTCAAAAAGGAGAATTGAGTTTTAGTCATCCGGATTTCCACAAAAGAGAATCGACTTTAATGAGCAGCAGAAATGCGACAATCGAAGATTTTGAATATGT
This is a stretch of genomic DNA from Flavobacterium endoglycinae. It encodes these proteins:
- a CDS encoding fumarylacetoacetate hydrolase family protein — its product is MKLIRFGEIGKEKPGVIIDEKRYDVSSIVSDFNENFFEENGLEKLQKALDSNPSLPEVDASVRLGSPVARPSKIICIGLNYVDHCKETNAPIPTEPIIFFKSTTSLCGPDDDLIIPKNSEKTDWEVELAFVVGKKASYVEEAEALDYVAGYALLNDYSERAFQLERGGQWAKGKGSDTFAPLGPFLATKDEVSDVDNLKMWLTVNGKKYQDSNTLNLVFKIPYLVHYLSQFMTLLPGDIISTGTPPGVGLGIKPDPVYIKAGDVIELGIEGLGTSKQTAVAYTK
- a CDS encoding zinc-binding alcohol dehydrogenase family protein — protein: MKYIVCEKPQEFLLKETSIPEPKEGEVLLKIKRIGICGTDIHAFGGTQPYFEYPRILGHELAAEYVKGNAAGFKPGDKVTFIPYFNCGTCVACRNGLTNCCVNIKVFGVHIDGGMAEYVSIPEQYLLHGQGLDYDELALVEPLAIAAHGVRRAAVKATDTVLIMGAGPIGIGLIQFAKIAGARVIVMDINDYRLNFCKTELNADETINPLNDDVAVKLAELTNGDMANVVIDATGNQKVMNSAFNYISHGGRFVLVGLQKGELSFSHPDFHKRESTLMSSRNATIEDFEYVMKCLKEGKIDPKKYITHRTSFSEMINDFRNLIDPKNNVIKALIEIE